A region from the Aquimarina sp. ERC-38 genome encodes:
- a CDS encoding type II secretion system F family protein, translating to MGIDISNIQKSGTIAVKPTSAVNTGFWKKEISFSKKVGAKEKEALYKDLSTLISAGVDFESALTILSKQQKKVHLKLLIDKIKKDVVKGRSFYEALEATGKFSSYEYYSIKIGEETKRLDTVLLELHKYFKRQIKLRKQIISVITYPSFVLILTIGVLYFMLNYVVPMFKSVFNQFDGDLPGLTKKIIILSDKFPLILGMGVLLVLSSILVLKVYGQNSTFRKYRSFLILKIPFFGKLVKTIYLARYCQFLDLLLTSKTSLTESLVMVKKMIGFYPIEVSIDSIHKNVIKGVPLAKAMKQHAIYDYKLVSMVEVAEEINELDTMFSRLANEYDEEVEHKTKMIGVILEPMIILIIGGVVGLIMIAMYAPMFDLSKIINGG from the coding sequence ATGGGTATAGATATTAGTAATATACAAAAAAGCGGAACTATTGCGGTTAAACCAACTTCAGCAGTTAATACAGGATTCTGGAAAAAAGAAATTTCCTTTTCTAAAAAAGTTGGTGCAAAAGAGAAAGAAGCTTTATATAAAGACTTATCCACCCTTATTAGCGCAGGAGTTGATTTTGAGTCAGCTTTAACGATTTTATCTAAACAACAGAAGAAGGTTCATCTTAAATTATTAATAGATAAAATAAAGAAAGATGTGGTAAAAGGCCGGAGTTTTTATGAAGCGCTAGAGGCTACCGGTAAGTTTTCGTCTTATGAGTATTACAGTATAAAAATCGGGGAGGAGACAAAACGCCTGGATACCGTTTTGTTAGAACTTCATAAATATTTTAAACGTCAGATTAAACTGAGGAAACAGATCATTTCGGTTATCACGTACCCGTCATTTGTATTAATTCTGACTATTGGAGTTTTATATTTTATGTTAAACTATGTAGTTCCTATGTTTAAATCTGTTTTTAATCAGTTTGATGGAGATTTACCGGGATTGACTAAAAAAATTATCATATTATCTGATAAATTTCCGCTGATTTTAGGAATGGGAGTTCTCTTGGTACTAAGTAGTATACTGGTACTTAAAGTATATGGACAAAATTCTACTTTTAGAAAATATCGATCATTTTTAATTCTTAAAATTCCTTTTTTTGGAAAATTAGTAAAAACTATTTATCTGGCCCGATACTGTCAGTTTCTAGATTTATTATTAACCTCAAAAACTTCCTTGACCGAATCACTGGTGATGGTAAAAAAGATGATTGGATTTTATCCGATTGAAGTTTCTATTGATTCGATTCATAAAAATGTTATCAAGGGGGTTCCGCTTGCTAAAGCTATGAAACAGCATGCGATATATGATTATAAATTAGTGTCTATGGTAGAAGTAGCCGAAGAGATTAATGAGTTAGATACGATGTTTTCGCGATTAGCTAATGAATATGACGAAGAAGTAGAACATAAAACCAAAATGATCGGGGTAATTCTGGAACCTATGATCATACTCATAATAGGTGGTGTAGTAGGATTAATTATGATAGCTATGTATGCCCCTATGTTTGATTTAAGTAAAATCATAAATGGAGGATGA
- a CDS encoding GspE/PulE family protein: MEMVEEIVLTTEQQQLINAEIAHNYKVIPKEDKGSTLYFFVDQEHNHTSTREELELILGKTIALVPVSSKVVVKALVSYYRKGNHKQEKQTLTSDFNATAKDFLEELIFEAKAIGSSDIHFEVFKDEARIRYRIDGKLIEKFKIDLDNYLELVNKIKIKSNLDITEKRLPQDGRINYDSFDIRVSILPTLHGEKIVMRLLGRDTGHLSMEKLGLELADKECYLEALKASKGIILISGPTGSGKTTTLYASLKLLNTVSSNIVTVEDPIEYTLKGINQVQLKEDIGLTFTSALKTFLRQDPDIIMLGEIRDGATAEMAIRASLTGHLVLSTIHTNSALGTISRLIDMGIPPFLIAETLKVSVAQRLVRKLCNSCKRCVSFDAALYKNQLLQNLEKHWVSNGCEHCHYTGYTGRTAIYEVVPISYELSQQIKKNTGNLEEQIADYKSTSLSGRALKLVEKGITSIEEVYAIIIEA, translated from the coding sequence ATGGAGATGGTAGAAGAAATAGTATTGACTACAGAGCAGCAACAACTTATAAATGCTGAAATAGCCCATAATTATAAGGTTATACCTAAAGAAGATAAAGGTTCAACGCTTTACTTCTTTGTAGATCAAGAACATAATCATACGAGTACCCGGGAAGAGTTAGAATTAATTCTGGGTAAAACCATAGCACTAGTGCCTGTTTCTTCAAAGGTAGTAGTAAAAGCTTTGGTTTCTTACTACAGAAAAGGAAACCATAAACAAGAAAAACAAACCCTCACCTCTGATTTTAATGCAACTGCAAAGGATTTTCTGGAAGAATTAATTTTTGAAGCAAAAGCAATTGGTAGTAGTGATATACATTTTGAGGTATTTAAAGATGAAGCAAGAATCCGGTATCGGATTGACGGTAAATTAATTGAAAAGTTTAAAATTGATCTGGATAATTACCTGGAACTGGTAAATAAAATAAAAATTAAATCCAACCTTGATATTACTGAGAAGCGTTTGCCCCAAGATGGACGTATTAATTACGATAGCTTCGATATAAGGGTATCCATACTTCCTACCTTACATGGAGAAAAAATTGTAATGCGTTTACTAGGACGTGATACAGGTCATTTGAGTATGGAAAAGTTAGGTCTGGAGCTTGCTGATAAAGAGTGTTACCTGGAAGCTTTAAAAGCATCAAAAGGAATAATTTTAATAAGTGGTCCTACGGGATCTGGTAAAACTACCACACTCTACGCAAGCCTTAAATTGCTAAATACTGTGTCTAGTAATATAGTAACGGTAGAAGACCCGATTGAATACACGCTTAAAGGGATTAATCAGGTTCAGCTTAAAGAAGATATCGGACTTACATTTACCAGCGCGTTAAAAACATTTTTACGACAAGATCCGGATATTATTATGTTAGGGGAGATACGAGATGGGGCCACGGCCGAAATGGCCATTAGGGCAAGCCTTACAGGGCACCTTGTATTATCCACGATTCATACCAATTCTGCTTTAGGTACGATATCCAGGTTAATTGATATGGGTATTCCCCCTTTTTTAATCGCAGAGACTTTAAAAGTTTCTGTAGCTCAAAGGTTAGTAAGAAAACTATGTAATTCCTGTAAAAGGTGTGTCAGCTTTGATGCTGCTCTTTATAAAAATCAACTTCTACAAAATCTTGAAAAACACTGGGTATCTAACGGCTGCGAACATTGTCATTATACCGGATATACAGGTAGAACGGCTATTTATGAAGTAGTTCCTATAAGTTATGAACTATCACAACAGATTAAAAAAAATACAGGGAATCTGGAAGAGCAGATTGCGGATTATAAAAGTACCAGTCTATCCGGAAGGGCATTAAAACTTGTTGAAAAAGGAATAACTTCTATAGAAGAGGTTTATGCAATTATAATTGAAGCATAA
- a CDS encoding PulJ/GspJ family protein, which translates to MNSSVKAFTIMEMLINLVIMSIIMGLIYFAYSSFAQHISSYRKDIEQQNSITRMYNQLKTDLYESEKVVRTDKGFDVIFYNNRKIEYGISNKTIIRRQLQNTDTLEIQHIKIIENDFSSTLKRAVSQIKIVTQLYDENLNFSVYKYYPPNFKMKL; encoded by the coding sequence ATGAACAGTAGCGTTAAAGCTTTTACTATCATGGAAATGTTAATTAACCTGGTAATAATGTCAATTATTATGGGATTAATTTATTTTGCGTATTCTTCATTTGCACAACATATTTCAAGTTACCGTAAGGATATTGAACAGCAAAATTCTATAACAAGAATGTATAATCAGTTAAAAACGGATCTGTATGAATCGGAGAAAGTTGTCCGTACGGATAAAGGTTTTGATGTTATCTTTTATAACAATCGCAAAATTGAATACGGAATTAGTAATAAGACTATAATACGTAGGCAATTACAAAATACAGATACCTTAGAAATTCAACATATAAAAATTATCGAAAATGACTTTTCTTCAACTTTAAAAAGAGCTGTAAGCCAAATAAAAATTGTTACACAATTATATGACGAAAATTTGAACTTTAGCGTATACAAATATTATCCTCCAAATTTTAAAATGAAATTGTAA
- a CDS encoding type IV pilin protein: MTEILIVLCIIGILLLMVLPSQTSVITQAKSIEAQSMLNHLYGLEKNYFFRHSKYTADFTELGFEPALTIEQGGQAVYNIQITEASTNSFKATATSLSDFDDDGNYNTWEIDQKKQLKEIVKD; encoded by the coding sequence ATGACAGAAATACTTATTGTACTTTGTATAATCGGTATCTTATTGTTAATGGTACTGCCCAGTCAAACTTCGGTTATAACGCAGGCAAAATCCATTGAAGCACAAAGCATGTTAAACCATTTGTACGGTCTGGAAAAAAATTACTTTTTTAGGCATTCAAAATATACCGCAGATTTCACCGAATTGGGTTTTGAACCAGCTTTAACCATAGAGCAAGGCGGTCAAGCAGTTTACAATATTCAAATTACAGAAGCATCAACTAATTCTTTTAAGGCTACAGCTACTTCTTTATCAGACTTTGATGATGACGGAAATTATAATACCTGGGAAATAGACCAAAAAAAACAATTAAAAGAAATAGTAAAAGACTAA
- a CDS encoding type II secretion system protein GspD yields MIKKIIILCCLGGILNLHAQRATVEQRLDEIAQSKPGLEEVTQLDVSGLTLFEIITSLAEEHQLNVDVDPGLNQMVVSNFFDVKVKDVFLFLIRKYDLDVQFMNNIIVFKPLEIVEEPPKLTPKRILDITYNNQNNFLSVKLKNDSLPSVAAKITEIANKNIVLAPDIKTMKVSAYILNRPFDQVINMLAKSNQLIAEVDENGFYFLSKDYEAVVDASVPTSGSNRRRTTSRNGKRRNTGSGDLEISLNENGYLSIKAFEANATEIISEAAELLKINYVLYDKPDEVVATIYSNAINFDDLLNEIFTGKKYTFNQFENLYHIGKETSAGLRTSELVQLENRTIESVLATIPKSMIQDVEIQEFVELNGMLVTGSKPMIIELKQVIRKLDKVVPLVKIEVLIVQYQKSHDVQTGLQAILGDGSEEIQTNGVLFPNTDVTLNAGSINELIDAFNGLGVINLGKVTKNFYANLSALENNSIINLKSTPKIATLSGHEATLSIGETNYYFEQTNRLINSGINDNILQSGQWKPTEANLSVNIKPFVSLDEHVTLEISVEKSSFLGRAGENAPPGKSTQKFESLVRVKNNEMILLGGLDELEKENSGSGTPVLSRIPILKWFFSSRRRARDRGKLHVFIKPSVVY; encoded by the coding sequence ATGATTAAAAAAATTATAATACTGTGTTGTTTAGGAGGTATACTGAACCTACATGCACAAAGAGCAACCGTGGAACAACGACTTGATGAAATAGCTCAATCCAAGCCAGGTTTAGAAGAGGTGACTCAGCTGGACGTCTCAGGATTAACATTATTTGAAATCATCACTTCACTAGCTGAAGAACATCAGTTAAACGTAGATGTAGACCCGGGATTAAACCAAATGGTAGTAAGCAATTTTTTTGATGTTAAAGTCAAAGATGTTTTTCTTTTTTTAATCCGAAAATACGACCTGGATGTTCAATTTATGAATAATATTATTGTTTTTAAACCACTAGAAATTGTTGAAGAACCACCTAAATTAACTCCAAAACGAATATTGGATATTACTTATAATAACCAAAATAATTTCTTATCTGTAAAGCTAAAAAACGATTCACTACCATCAGTTGCTGCTAAGATCACTGAAATTGCAAATAAAAATATTGTATTGGCTCCGGACATTAAAACAATGAAAGTATCAGCGTACATACTCAATCGCCCATTTGATCAAGTTATTAATATGCTAGCTAAATCAAACCAATTAATTGCTGAAGTGGATGAGAATGGTTTTTATTTTTTATCAAAGGATTATGAAGCGGTTGTTGATGCTTCTGTCCCTACTTCCGGAAGCAATAGGCGTAGAACTACTTCCAGAAATGGAAAAAGAAGAAATACCGGGTCGGGGGATCTTGAAATATCGCTAAATGAAAATGGTTACTTATCCATTAAAGCTTTTGAAGCCAATGCCACCGAAATAATTAGTGAAGCGGCTGAATTATTAAAGATCAATTATGTATTATACGACAAACCTGATGAGGTAGTTGCGACCATTTATTCTAATGCTATCAACTTTGATGATTTGCTTAACGAAATCTTCACTGGTAAAAAATATACCTTCAATCAGTTTGAAAATTTATATCATATTGGTAAAGAAACATCTGCGGGCTTACGGACTTCAGAATTAGTGCAATTGGAGAATCGTACGATTGAGTCCGTTCTGGCTACCATCCCAAAATCTATGATTCAGGATGTTGAAATTCAGGAGTTTGTAGAATTAAACGGAATGCTAGTTACGGGTTCAAAACCTATGATTATAGAACTAAAACAAGTAATCAGAAAACTAGATAAAGTAGTACCCCTGGTCAAAATAGAAGTTTTAATTGTACAGTATCAAAAATCACATGACGTACAAACAGGCTTACAGGCAATTTTAGGAGATGGTTCAGAGGAAATTCAAACCAACGGGGTATTATTTCCAAACACTGATGTCACTTTAAATGCTGGTTCTATTAATGAATTAATAGATGCATTCAACGGTTTAGGCGTTATTAATTTAGGTAAGGTTACTAAAAACTTTTATGCCAACCTTTCAGCTTTAGAAAATAATTCTATTATTAATTTAAAGTCAACGCCTAAAATTGCTACACTTAGCGGTCATGAAGCTACCTTATCAATTGGAGAAACTAATTACTACTTTGAACAAACGAACCGATTGATAAATTCTGGAATCAATGATAACATTTTGCAATCCGGACAGTGGAAACCTACAGAAGCAAATCTTAGTGTCAATATAAAACCCTTTGTTTCACTGGATGAACATGTTACCCTGGAAATTAGTGTAGAAAAAAGTTCCTTTTTAGGAAGGGCAGGAGAAAATGCACCACCAGGAAAATCTACTCAGAAATTTGAATCCCTAGTACGGGTTAAAAATAATGAAATGATATTACTAGGAGGATTAGACGAATTAGAAAAAGAAAACTCAGGAAGTGGTACCCCGGTTTTATCTCGTATACCTATTTTAAAATGGTTTTTTAGTAGTCGCCGAAGGGCAAGGGATCGAGGGAAATTACATGTATTTATCAAACCAAGCGTAGTGTATTAA
- a CDS encoding sensor histidine kinase → MKIFNYKIDLKQVLLVTALLLIGNGVKILVLYYLRIKGDIDFYNYFHHVTILIFSIVALLSVLVSFRIINKIDTTNTILKFVKVYGLSFLIFDSIGLVLDYILWISFNGSNYDFVFRFVNMLTVAFAFADIFALTSAFLYFRQSQKAVLELEQIEKEKATLQSQMLQKNLEPHFLFNNLSVLSGLAKKNPELIEDFIDDFSDVYRYYLNHGKKQLVELENELIFLKNYMGLMEKRFGSAYKIEHYIENSDGYIIPCSLQLCVENAIKHNKGNEEKPVLISLSRKEDTIIIKNKLNKVDFTLGTGTGNDYLKRQYLLNFNKNVVITETKDEFMVTIPLIL, encoded by the coding sequence GTGAAGATTTTTAATTATAAAATAGATCTAAAACAAGTTTTACTGGTAACTGCCTTATTATTAATAGGAAATGGAGTTAAAATCCTTGTGTTATATTATTTGCGGATTAAAGGGGATATTGATTTTTATAATTATTTTCATCATGTTACAATTCTCATATTTTCTATAGTAGCCTTACTATCCGTATTAGTCTCTTTCAGAATTATTAATAAAATAGATACTACAAATACCATCTTAAAATTTGTAAAAGTCTATGGTTTGTCTTTTCTAATTTTTGATAGTATAGGTTTAGTACTTGATTATATTCTTTGGATATCTTTTAATGGTTCAAATTATGATTTTGTATTTCGATTCGTAAATATGTTAACCGTTGCTTTTGCTTTTGCAGATATCTTCGCACTTACCTCTGCATTTTTATATTTTAGACAATCCCAAAAAGCAGTACTTGAATTAGAACAAATAGAAAAAGAAAAAGCTACGTTACAGTCACAAATGCTACAAAAAAATCTGGAACCCCATTTTCTATTTAATAATTTAAGTGTTTTATCAGGATTAGCAAAAAAGAACCCGGAACTAATTGAAGATTTTATAGACGATTTTTCTGATGTATATCGCTATTACCTAAACCACGGAAAAAAACAATTAGTTGAACTAGAAAACGAGCTTATATTTTTGAAAAATTATATGGGTCTAATGGAAAAACGCTTCGGGAGTGCCTATAAAATTGAACATTATATTGAAAATTCAGATGGCTATATTATTCCGTGTTCGCTACAACTATGCGTAGAAAATGCAATAAAACATAACAAAGGGAATGAGGAAAAACCCGTTTTAATTTCGCTTTCAAGAAAAGAGGATACGATTATTATCAAAAATAAACTTAATAAAGTGGATTTTACCCTAGGAACTGGAACGGGGAATGATTATTTAAAACGCCAATACCTGCTTAACTTTAATAAAAACGTGGTTATTACCGAAACGAAAGATGAATTTATGGTCACCATCCCTCTAATTTTATAA
- a CDS encoding LytR/AlgR family response regulator transcription factor — MKVLIIEDEAINIEIISDHLIRYNNKIEIVTSLKSKEAIEKWYKTNKQVDLVFSDIELLDGNVFSLLKTNIIKSPIIFTTAYNTFYQEAFDVNGIAYLLKPISYNKFCKAMDKYESLQNKEVNWKKLSETIHGLQNNYKERVIIKSKTEIKILSTKNTGVILSNSGKCIAIDENGKENEFRYKISDLIKELNPKEFFQINRSEIVNINFIEKIEPYFGDRLAISIKNYKPHLITSASTTSEFRKWIE, encoded by the coding sequence ATGAAAGTGCTTATTATAGAAGACGAAGCTATTAATATTGAAATTATTTCGGATCATTTAATTCGATATAATAATAAAATCGAAATTGTAACTTCACTGAAAAGTAAAGAAGCTATTGAAAAATGGTATAAAACCAACAAACAAGTAGATTTGGTATTTTCTGACATTGAATTACTGGACGGAAATGTGTTCTCGCTATTAAAAACTAATATTATAAAGTCGCCAATTATTTTTACCACAGCTTACAATACATTTTATCAAGAGGCTTTTGATGTAAATGGAATTGCCTACTTACTCAAACCTATAAGTTATAATAAGTTTTGTAAAGCAATGGATAAGTATGAAAGTCTACAGAATAAAGAAGTTAATTGGAAAAAATTATCCGAAACCATTCACGGTCTGCAGAATAACTATAAAGAACGTGTCATTATAAAAAGCAAAACAGAAATAAAAATTTTAAGTACTAAAAATACCGGGGTAATCCTATCAAATTCAGGGAAGTGCATTGCAATAGATGAAAACGGTAAAGAAAATGAATTTCGCTATAAAATTTCAGACTTAATTAAAGAGTTGAACCCCAAAGAATTTTTTCAAATTAACCGAAGCGAAATCGTAAACATCAATTTTATCGAAAAAATAGAACCTTACTTCGGGGATCGGTTAGCTATTTCAATCAAAAACTACAAACCCCATTTAATTACAAGTGCATCCACCACTAGTGAATTTAGAAAATGGATTGAGTGA
- a CDS encoding toxin-antitoxin system YwqK family antitoxin produces MKLLCSLLLIFCNFSQTLNEVERKIISDDYYNYTFFVNKKISKKYSFEKKYFWYKSGGVHSSLGGANGYLLEGKYTKYFRKNGIAEQGNFEKGLKHKKWKTWYENGILKEIKTWDQGIASGPFLSFNENGSPVLSGRYKHNAKSGKWINHIEKDTLYYKKGKIVVKPKDTISKSKTKKISKSKITKFWNSSNNTVKEFFRKKTPAEKKAIKNKRAKQKKLNDQKVKQRKHNKQSKKKPVKNKTDN; encoded by the coding sequence ATGAAACTATTATGTAGTCTCTTATTAATTTTTTGCAATTTTAGTCAAACTTTAAATGAGGTTGAGAGAAAAATAATATCCGATGATTATTATAACTATACCTTCTTTGTAAACAAAAAAATAAGTAAAAAATACAGTTTTGAAAAGAAGTATTTCTGGTATAAAAGCGGAGGGGTCCATTCTTCGTTAGGTGGAGCAAACGGTTATTTATTAGAGGGAAAATATACTAAATATTTTAGAAAAAACGGAATTGCCGAACAAGGTAATTTTGAAAAAGGGCTAAAACATAAAAAATGGAAAACCTGGTATGAGAATGGTATTCTTAAAGAAATTAAAACTTGGGATCAAGGCATTGCTTCCGGACCTTTTCTCAGTTTCAATGAAAATGGTAGTCCTGTGCTTTCCGGTAGATATAAGCATAATGCTAAATCCGGTAAATGGATTAATCATATAGAAAAAGATACTCTTTACTATAAAAAAGGCAAAATAGTTGTCAAACCAAAAGATACTATTTCTAAAAGTAAGACTAAGAAAATTTCTAAGTCAAAAATTACGAAATTCTGGAATTCATCCAATAATACGGTAAAAGAATTTTTTAGGAAAAAAACTCCCGCAGAAAAAAAAGCAATAAAGAATAAAAGAGCAAAGCAAAAAAAGCTAAATGATCAAAAAGTAAAACAAAGAAAGCATAATAAGCAAAGTAAAAAGAAGCCGGTTAAAAATAAAACAGATAACTAA